Genomic DNA from Spirochaetota bacterium:
AGAGCGCAGGGAATCCCAACGGACGTTGGGACAAAAAACGATAGCCGCAAGCCGGGGGCAAGGGGAACGGGGGCTGGCGCATGAAGTCCCCGTTCCCCTTGTGAAAGATCTACACCATACAGTGGAAGTGGGACAATTTTGGCAGGGTGCGCAGTATATGGTATAGCAATGGCTTTAGTGTGCATTATGCTTATGACGCGGGAGGCCAGGTAAGAGGTGTGGTGGGCTACGCAGGT
This window encodes:
- a CDS encoding RHS repeat domain-containing protein, with product MQWKWDNFGRVRSIWYSNGFSVHYAYDAGGQVRGVVGYAG